AAAACGCCTCCGCGCTCATCGAGCTTAACGACTTTAAGAGCTTTGACGATCTAATCTCATTTATAAACATACAAACCGCCTACGAAAATATAGCTAAAATCGGAGTAAAGACCGATAAAATGAGCTTTAATAGCGCCAAGGGCTACGATTTTCCAAAATCGGTCGGCATTGCGGGCATTTCTTTTTTAGCGCAGACAAAGCAAAACGCAGACGCAAATCTCCTCGATACCCTTACCGACGTGAGCCTAGGGGCGCTTGACGTGGACGGCAAAAAGGTTCTTGAGCAGCTAAATTTGAGCCTAAACGAGAAAAACGTAAACAAAGAAGCGATGGCGATGTATGTCACCGACCCGAAAGAGTCGGCTCTTTATAAAATTTTGATGAGTAAAAACTACGTGATGGAGATTAAAAATTTTAGCTTTAAAAACCCAAGCGGCAAGGAGCTAAAATTTAACGCCGTAGCCGATGCGTCAGGGCTTGGCTCGGAAAGTAAAACACTGCATGACGACGTAGATATCCAAACGGCGCTAAAAGCGGTTAAATTTGACGGAGAGATAAAGGTGCAAGCCGCGTCTATAACGGAGTTTTTAAGCGCGTATAAGGGGCTGATGGCCGATAGCGACTTTAACCAGATGATGGATGGTATCAAGCCTTTTGAAGAGCGCGTGAATTCGCTTTTTGTCAAAGATGGCGAGTATATGAGTGCGAAATTTAAACACGATGTCGGTAGTGACGATCTGCTGGTAAACGATAAAATTTCGCTCAAAGAATTTATAATGAGCTTGATGGCGAACTAAATTTTCCTTATTTTCAGCGGACGATAGCGCTAAATTTACTGCTTCGTCCGCTAAATAAATTTTGTTTTTGCTTATATATTAAGGTAAATTTCTGCAAAATAAAATTTGATAAAACCCACAACAAAAAATCTCTAAAATTTTTCACACCCCTCCTTTCCTTCAGCTTCTTTTAAGCATCTTCCTTGTATAATTCCAGCTCACGAATTGAGAAACCACCTTTAACTTTC
This is a stretch of genomic DNA from Campylobacter showae CSUNSWCD. It encodes these proteins:
- a CDS encoding DUF945 family protein → MKKIIFALAVVLIAVLGVAFYGSSKAKESYDRGVARLTGETLRLPFIDLKANVTQNEYDKGLFSSRATLTFELTGGKDPVKFEAKTTLKHGFAEIFSGFKAHSDIKALTPEAASEAKKIFGTDEFLSADVLINLDKTRDVTLNLAEIKVEERNSDFVISKPFAKAQIKENKIKSLEIGVGKVSGGDTDGVDKFDIENASALIELNDFKSFDDLISFINIQTAYENIAKIGVKTDKMSFNSAKGYDFPKSVGIAGISFLAQTKQNADANLLDTLTDVSLGALDVDGKKVLEQLNLSLNEKNVNKEAMAMYVTDPKESALYKILMSKNYVMEIKNFSFKNPSGKELKFNAVADASGLGSESKTLHDDVDIQTALKAVKFDGEIKVQAASITEFLSAYKGLMADSDFNQMMDGIKPFEERVNSLFVKDGEYMSAKFKHDVGSDDLLVNDKISLKEFIMSLMAN